Proteins found in one Roseovarius pelagicus genomic segment:
- the trpD gene encoding anthranilate phosphoribosyltransferase encodes MSDGLKPLIGTAADRPLTRAEAEVAFTALFEGEATPSQIGGLLMALRTRGETVDEYAAAAAVMRAKCKSVRAPEGAMDIVGTGGDGKGTLNISTATAFVVAGAGVPIAKHGNRNLSSKSGAADALGQMGVNVMVGPEVVEKALQEAGIAFMMAPMHHPAIAHVMPTRTELGTRTIFNILGPLTNPAGVKRQLTGAFARDLIRPMAETLGQLGSECAWLVHGSDGTDELTITGVSWVSVLETDGSIRDIEVHPEDFGLPVHPFEDILGGTPRENGDAFRALLDGAPGAYRDAVLLNAAAALVVAEHAPDLKSGVAQARESIDSGAARERLQILAKVTSETT; translated from the coding sequence ATGAGCGACGGGTTGAAGCCGCTCATCGGCACCGCAGCCGACCGTCCGCTGACACGCGCGGAAGCCGAGGTTGCCTTTACCGCCCTCTTTGAAGGCGAAGCAACGCCCAGCCAGATCGGGGGTCTGCTCATGGCGCTCCGCACCCGTGGCGAAACAGTGGATGAATACGCCGCCGCCGCTGCCGTCATGCGCGCCAAGTGCAAATCAGTTCGCGCGCCCGAGGGGGCAATGGACATCGTTGGCACCGGTGGTGACGGCAAGGGCACGTTGAACATCTCGACAGCGACCGCGTTCGTCGTCGCTGGCGCAGGTGTGCCAATCGCCAAACATGGTAACCGCAATCTAAGCTCGAAATCCGGCGCGGCGGACGCGTTGGGGCAGATGGGCGTCAACGTGATGGTTGGCCCGGAAGTGGTTGAAAAGGCACTGCAAGAGGCCGGAATCGCCTTTATGATGGCCCCCATGCACCACCCTGCGATTGCCCATGTCATGCCGACGCGGACAGAGTTGGGCACGCGCACGATTTTCAATATCCTCGGCCCACTCACCAATCCGGCGGGGGTGAAACGACAGTTGACCGGCGCATTCGCGCGCGACCTCATCCGTCCTATGGCCGAAACACTGGGACAGCTGGGATCGGAATGTGCGTGGTTGGTGCATGGCAGCGATGGTACGGATGAACTGACAATTACCGGCGTCAGTTGGGTATCGGTACTGGAAACCGATGGCAGCATCCGCGATATAGAAGTCCACCCCGAGGATTTCGGCCTGCCCGTTCATCCATTCGAGGACATTCTGGGCGGCACTCCCCGAGAAAACGGGGATGCGTTCCGTGCCCTGTTGGATGGTGCGCCGGGGGCGTATCGCGACGCGGTATTGCTGAACGCAGCGGCGGCCCTCGTCGTTGCCGAGCATGCGCCTGACCTCAAGTCGGGGGTTGCACAGGCCCGCGAGAGTATCGACAGTGGAGCCGCGCGTGAGCGGCTGCAAATACTGGCCAAAGTGACATCGGAGACGACATGA
- the moaC gene encoding cyclic pyranopterin monophosphate synthase MoaC yields the protein MAELTHFDGKGDAHMVDVSAKAVTDRIAVAACHVSMAAQTFEIVSEGRAKKGDVLSVARLAGIMGAKKTPDLIPLCHPLPIASVAIELALDPDLPGVRIEATVKTTGQTGVEMEALTAAATAALTVYDMVKAVDRAMQIGGLHVVLKDGGKSGRYSAE from the coding sequence GTGGCCGAACTGACGCATTTCGATGGCAAAGGCGATGCACATATGGTCGATGTCTCTGCCAAGGCAGTGACCGACCGCATCGCGGTAGCTGCCTGTCACGTTAGTATGGCAGCGCAAACCTTTGAAATCGTATCAGAAGGCCGCGCCAAGAAAGGCGACGTTCTGTCCGTGGCCCGGCTGGCCGGTATCATGGGCGCAAAGAAAACACCGGACCTCATCCCGCTTTGCCATCCACTGCCCATCGCATCAGTTGCTATCGAACTTGCACTGGATCCCGACTTACCAGGTGTCCGAATCGAGGCGACCGTCAAGACGACCGGGCAAACCGGGGTCGAGATGGAAGCCCTGACCGCCGCTGCAACAGCGGCCCTGACTGTCTATGACATGGTCAAGGCCGTGGATCGGGCCATGCAGATCGGCGGCTTGCACGTTGTACTGAAAGACGGTGGAAAATCAGGGCGGTACAGTGCGGAATGA